The following proteins are co-located in the Sphaeramia orbicularis chromosome 24, fSphaOr1.1, whole genome shotgun sequence genome:
- the LOC115414798 gene encoding disheveled-associated activator of morphogenesis 1: MAPRKRGGGGGRGGLSFFFCCFNSSDHPEITYRLREDFALQVMEPSLPMPGYDELDGMFSELVDELDLTEKHREAMFALPAEKKWQIYCSKKKEQEENKSATSWPEYYIDQLNSMAARKTLLALEKEDEEERNKTIESLKTALRTQPMRFVTRFIDLDGLTCILNFLKSMDYETTESQIHTSLIGCIKALMNNSQGRAHVLSHSESINIIAQSLATENIKTKVAVLEIMGAVCLVPGGHKKILEAMLHYQRFACERTRFQSLINELDRSTGRYRDEVNLKTAIMSFINAVLSQGAGETSLEFRIHLRYEFLMLGIQPVIDKLRSHENSTLDRHLDYFEMLRNEDELALSKRFESVHIDTKSATQVFDLIRKKMNHTDAYPHFMSVLHHCLLMPHKRSGNTVQYWLLLDRIVQQMVLQNDKGHDPDVTPLENFNVKNVVRMLVNENEVKQWKEQAEKMRKEHHELQQKFEKKERECDAKTQEKEDMMQTLNKMKEKLEKESTEHKNVKQQVAELTTRLHELSTRQAAAVVPGGPPLTPGPPGGPLPPPPMPAFGGMCPPPPPPPPGGMMPPPPPPPPPPGGPPPPPGRPPMGGIPPPPGAPLGPSLKKKNIPQPANPLKSFNWSKIAENKLEGTVWMEVDDAKVFKVLDLEDIEKTFSAYQRQQDFFMINNSKQKEAEDDTLSSKKVKELSVIDGRRAQNCNILLSRLKLSNEEIKRAILTMDEQEDLPKDMLEQLLKFVPEKSDVDLLEEHKHELDRMAKPDRFLYEMSRINHYQQRLQSLYFKKKFAERIAEIKPKVEALTKASKEVLHSKNLKQLLEVVLAFGNYMNKGQRGNAYGFKVSSLNKIADTKSSIDKNITLLHYLITILEKKYPKVLMFQEDLQNLSEAAKVNMTELEKDIGNLRSGLKSVESELEYQKKRPQELGDKFVSVVSQFITVASFSFSDVEDSLTEAKELFLRAVKHFGEDNGKMQPDEFFGIFDQFLQSFSEAQQENENMRKRKEEEERRAKMEAQLKEQREKERKARKAKANGEDDGGEFDDLVSALRSGEVFDKDLSKMKRNRKRINSQNTDSSRERPVTKLNF, encoded by the exons ATGGCTCCCCGAAAGCGTGGTGGTGGCGGTGGCCGCGGTGGTCTGtctttcttcttctgctgctttaACAGCAGCGACCACCCAGAGATCACCTATAGGCTGAGGGAGGACTTTGCCCTGCAGGTCATGGAGCCGTCTCTTCCGATGCCGGGATACGATGAGCTGGATGGCATGTTCTCCGAGTTGGTG gATGAGCTTGACCTCACAGAGAAACACAGGGAAGCCATGTTTGCCCTCCCTGCAGAGAAGAAATGGCAAATCTACTGCAGCAAAAAGAAG gaacaagaagaaaacaaaagtgcGACGAGTTGGCCCGAATACTACATTGATCAGCTAAATTCAATGGCAGCT AGAAAAACGCTCCTCGCTCTGgaaaaggaggatgaagaggagaggaACAAAACCATTGAAAGCTTGAAGACGGCTCTGAGGACACAACCAATGAG ATTTGTGACTCGCTTCATTGACCTGGATGGCTTGACGTGTATCCTAAATTTTCTGAAGAGCATGGACTATGAGACCACTGAATCGCAGATCCACACGTCTCTGATCGGCTGCATCAAAGCTCTGATGAACAATTCACAGGGCCGAGCCCACGTCCTTTCTCACTCAGAGAGCATCAACATCATTGCTCAGAGTTTGGCCACAGAGAACATTAAGACCAAGGTGGCGGTGCTGGAGATCATGGGTGCTGTATGTTTGGTGCCTGGCGGACACAAAAAAATCCTGGAGGCAATGCTGCATTATCAACGCTTCGCCTGTGAGAGGACTCGCTTTCAG TCACTTATTAATGAGCTGGATCGGAGTACGGGGCGATACAGGGACGAGGTCAACCTGAAAACAGCCATCATGTCTTTTATAAATGCTGTGCTGAGTCAAGGCGCCGGAGAG acaAGTTTGGAATTCCGTATCCATCTCCGATATGAGTTTCTCATGTTGGGAATACAGCCTGTGATTGACAAACTACGCTCTCATGAAAACTCCACGTTAGACAG GCATTTAGACTATTTTGAGATGCTGCGGAATGAGGATGAGCTGGCATTATCAAAACGTTTTGAGTCG GTACATATAGACACCAAAAGTGCCACGCAGGTTTTTGATCTCATCCGCAAGAAGATGAACCACACTGATGCATATCCGCACTTTATGTCTGTCTTGCATCACTGCCTCCTCATGCCAC ACAAACGAAGTGGTAACACGGTGCAGTACTGGCTGCTGTTGGACCGCATCGTCCAGCAGATGGTGTTGCAGAATGACAAAGGTCATGACCCCGATGTCACGCCACTGGAGAATTTTAACGTGAAAAACGTTGTCCGGAT GCTGGTCAATGAGAATGAGGTGAAACAGTGGAAAGAGCAGGCAGAGAAAATGAGAAAAG AGCATCATGagctgcagcagaagtttgagaaGAAGGAGCGTGAATGTGATGCCAAGACGCAGGAGAAGGAGGACATGATGCAGACACTCAACAAGATGAAAGAGAAACTGGAAAAGGAAAGCACAGAGCACAAGAATGTCAAACAGCAAGTGGCCGAGCTCACCACCCGACTGCATGAGCTCAGCACC AGACAGGCTGCTGCCGTTGTTCCCGGCGGACCTCCCCTCACCCCAGGCCCCCCTGGCGGCCCTCTGCCTCCTCCACCCATGCCCGCATTTGGAGGCATGTGCCCGcctcccccaccccctcctcctggCGGTATGAtgcctcctccacctcccccgCCTCCTCCTCCCGGTGGTCCCCCTCCTCCACCCGGACGTCCACCCATGGGAGGCATCCCTCCACCACCGGGGGCCCCTCTGGGACCTTCTCTAAAGAAGAAGAACATCCCCCAGCCGGCCAATCCACTCAAGTCCTTCAACTGGTCCAAGATAGCTGAG AATAAACTAGAAGGAACAGTGTGGATGGAGGTGGACGATGCCAAGGTCTTCAAAGTCCTGGATCTGGAGGACATTGAGAAGACCTTCTCAGCCTATCAGAGACAGCAG GACTTCTTTATGATCAATAACAGCAAACAG AAAGAGGCAGAGGACGACACACTGAGCTCCAAAAAAGTCAAGGAGCTCTCAGTGATCGATGGTCGTCGAGCTCAAAACTGCAACATCCTCCTCTCAAG GCTGAAGCTGTCAAATGAGGAGATCAAGAGAGCCATCCTGACCATGGATGAACAGGAAGATCTTCCCAAAGATATGTTAGAGCAG CTGCTGAAGTTTGTCCCAGAGAAGAGCGACGTGGATCTTCTAGAAGAGCACAAACACGAACTGGACCGAATGGCAAAACCCGACCGCTTCCTCTATGAGATGAGCAG AATAAACCACTACCAGCAGAGGCTGCAGTCGTTATACTTCAAAAAGAAGTTTGCAGAGAGAATAGCAGAGATTAAACCCAAAGTTGAAG CTCTGACAAAGGCATCTAAAGAGGTTTTACACAGTAAAAACCTGAAGCAGCTGCTGGAGGTGGTGCTGGCCTTTGGAAACTacatgaacaaaggtcagaggggAAATGCTTACGGTTTCAAGGTGTCCTCCCTCAACAAGATCGCAGATACCAAATCCAGCATCGACAA AAACATCACTCTCCTTCACTACCTGATAACCATCCTGGAGAAGAAATATCCCAAAGTCCTGATGTTCCAGGAGGACCTTCAAAACCTCTCTGAGGCTGCAAAAGTCAA CATGACAGAGCTGGAAAAAGATATTGGCAACCTGCGCAGTGGTTTGAAAAGTGTTGAGAGC GAGTTGGAGTACCAGAAGAAGCGGCCGCAGGAACTGGGCGATAAGTTTGTGTCGGTGGTGAGTCAGTTCATCACTGTGGCCAGCTTCAGCTTCTCTGATGTAGAGGATTCTCTCACTGAGGCCAAAGAGCTG TTCCTGAGGGCAGTAAAGCACTTCGGCGAGGATAACGGTAAGATGCAGCCAGATGAGTTCTTTGGCATCTTTGACCAGTTCCTGCAGTCGTTCAGCGAGGCTCAGCAGGAGAACGAGAACATGCGAAAacgcaaagaggaggaggagcgcaGGGCCAAAATGGAAGCTCAG CTCAAAGAACAGAGGGAGAAGGAGCGAAAGGCCCGGAAAGCAAAGGCAAACGGGGAGGATGACGGCGGCGAGTTTGACGACCTGGTGTCGGCGCTGCGTTCAGGTGAAGTCTTCGACAAAGACTTGTCAAAGATGAAACGTAACCGCAAGCGCATCAACAGCCAGAACACGGACTCGAGCAGAGAGCGACCGGTCACGAAGCTCAACTTCTGA
- the l3hypdh gene encoding trans-L-3-hydroxyproline dehydratase: MEMQLPPHEGAELSVVDMHTGGEPLRIIISGYPEVKGDSVLSKRRYVRENLDHLRRVLMFEPRGHYNMYGALVVDSELPEADLGVLFMHNEGYSTMCGHAVIALGRFAVDYKLVKQPQSPETQVNIHCPCGLVKAFVEYSNGRTGAVRFHSVPAFAFATDVTVTVEGFGEVAVDISYGGAFYAFVDSQRFGLDVSKSRTRDLVDAATAVTKAVKSQVKLHHPVSDDLAFLYGTILTDGKDQYSPEPTANMCVFADAQVDRSPTGSGVTARVALQYHKGLIQLNQTRTFESGATGSQFTGKAVEETKCGDFKAVVVEVGGRAFYTGVSRFVQEADDMLTHGFLLK, encoded by the exons ATGGAGATGCAGCTTCCCCCTCATGAAGGAGCTGAGCTGTCTGTGGTCGACATGCATACGGGTGGAGAGCCTTTACGCATCATCATCAGCGGTTACCCAGAGGTCAAAGGTGACAGCGTGCTCTCTAAGCGGCGCTATGTGCGGGAGAACCTGGACCACCTGAGGAGGGTGCTGATGTTTGAGCCTCGTGGACACTACAACATGTACGGAGCTTTGGTGGTGGACAGTGAGCTCCCGGAGGCGGATCTGGGCGTGCTCTTCATGCACAACGAGGGCTACAGCACCATGTGTGGACACGCCGTCATCGCGCTGGGACGCTTCGCCGTGGACTACAAACTGGTGAAACAACCGCAGTCACCGGAGACACAAGTGAACATCCACTGTCCCTGTGGGCTGGTGAAGGCGTTCGTGGAGTATTCCAATGGTCGGACAGGAGCCGTGAGGTTTCACAGTGTGCCAGCGTTCGCTTTTGCTACAG ATGTGACGGTGACGGTGGAGGGATTTGGTGAAGTCGCAGTGGACATCAGCTACGGAGGAGCCTTCTACGCCTTTGTGGACTCACAGAGGTTTGGTCTGGATGTGTCCAAGTCCAGGACCCGAGACCTGGTCGACGCAGCCACAGCAGTGACCAAAGCTGTCAAATCTCAG GTGAAGCTGCATCACCCAGTCAGTGATGACCTGGCCTTCCTCTACGGCACCATCCTCACTGACGGCAAAGATCAGTATTCACCTGAACCCACCGCCAACATGTGTGTGTTCGCAGATGCCCAG GTGGACAGAAGTCCAACAGGTTCTGGGGTAACAGCCCGAGTCGCTCTTCAGTATCACAAAGGCTTGATCCAGCTGAACCAGACCAGGACGTTTGAGAGCGGAGCCACTGGATCCCAGTTCACTGGAAAAGCTGTCGAG GAGACAAAGTGTGGCGACTTTAAGGCGGTGGTGGTGGAAGTCGGCGGCCGAGCCTTTTACACCGGAGTTTCTCGCTTTGTGCAGGAGGCAGACGATATGCTGACACACGGGTTTCTTCTGAAGTAA